From the genome of Populus alba chromosome 10, ASM523922v2, whole genome shotgun sequence, one region includes:
- the LOC118043121 gene encoding uncharacterized protein — protein MKYVLVTGGVVSGLGKGVTASSIGLLLKACGLRVTSIKIDPYLNTDAGTMSPFEHGEVFVLDDGGEVDLDLGNYERFLDIKLTRDNNITTGKIYQSVLEKERRGDYLGKTVQVVPHITDAIQEWIERVASIPVDGKEGPADVCVIELGGTIGDIESMPFIEALGQFSYHVGPGNFCLIHVSLVPVLNVVGEQKTKPTQHSVRGLRGLGLTPNILACRSTKALEDNVKAKLSQFCHVAAENILTLYDVPNIWHIPLLLRDQKAHEAILKGLNLLGVAREPDLQEWTARTRVYDILHEPVRIAMVGKYTGLSDSYLSVLKALLHASVACRRKLVVEWVAAGDLEDVTATEAPDVYKNAWDLLKGSDGVLVPGGFGDRGVQGKILAAKYARENKVPFLGICLGMQIAVIEFARSALGLHDANSTEFDPETSHPCVIFMPEGSKTYMGGTMRLGSRRTYFKVPNCKSAKLYSNASFVDERHRHRYEVNPNMVPQFENAGLSFVGRDETGQRMEIIELPSHPYFVGTQFHPEFKSRPGKPSALFLGLIAAASGQLDAVLQNYGNESKLLPNGISNGKPSVKTYQNGNAIKSSNGSLNGVYSNGNGVHH, from the exons ATGAAGTACGTATTGGTTACTGGTGGTGTGGTTAGTGGACTTGGCAAAGGTGTTACAGCCAGTAGTATTGGTCTTCTCCTCAAAGCCTGCGGCCTTCGAGTTACTTCTATTAAGATTG ACCCTTACCTAAATACTGATGCGGGCACTATGTCTCCTTTTGAGCATGGGGAGGTCTTTGTCTTAGATGATGGCGGCGAG GTGGATTTGGACCTTGGTAACTATGAGCGTTTTCTAGACATTAAGTTAACCCGTGACAATAATATCACCACTGGAAAAATATACCAG TCTGTTCTCGagaaggagaggagaggagattATCTTGGAAAGACTGTGCAG GTAGTTCCACACATCACAGATGCCATCCAAGAGTGGATAGAGCGTGTAGCCTCCATACCAGTGGATGGAAAAGAAGGTCCAGCTGATGTTTGTGTCATTGAACTTGGTGGAACTATAG GGGACATTGAATCTATGCCGTTTATTGAGGCACTTGGCCAGTTCTCTTATCACGTGG GCCCTGGAAATTTCTGCTTGATCCATGTCAGCCTAGTACCTGTTCTCAATGTTGTTGGTGAACAG AAAACGAAGCCTACCCAGCATAGTGTTAGGGGGCTTAGAGGACTTGGATTGACTCCGAACATTCTAGCTTGTCGCAGCACAAAG GCACTGGAAGACAATGTTAAGGCCAAACTATCCCAATTTTGTCATGTGGCA GCTGAAAACATACTCACCCTGTATGATGTCCCAAACATCTGGCACATTCCTCTGCTACTAAGA GATCAGAAGGCACATGAAGCAATCTTAAAAGGACTGAATCTTCTAGG TGTTGCCAGGGAGCCTGATTTACAGGAGTGGACTGCTAGGACAAGAGTCTATGACATACTGCATGAACCT GTTAGAATTGCCATGGTTGGAAAATATACTGGACTATCAGATTCTTACCTCTCTGTTTTGAAG GCTCTTTTGCATGCTTCTGTCGCTTGCCGGCGGAAGCTTGTTGTAGAATGGGTTGCTGCAGGTGATCTTGAAGATGTTACTGCTACAGAG GCACCTGATGTTTATAAAAATGCTTGGGATCTTTTGAAG GGATCCGATGGTGTTCTAGTTCCAGGAGGGTTTGGTGATAGAGGGGTTCAAGGAAAAATTCTTGCTGCTAAGTATGCTCGCGAGAACAAAGTTCCATTTCTGGGCATTTGTCTGGGGATGCAAATTGCTGTTATTGAATTTGCACGATCCGCTCTTGGTTTGCATGATGCAAACAGTACAGAATTTGATCCTGAAACTTCCCATCCTTGTGTCATTTTTATGCCAGAG GGTTCAAAAACTTACATGGGGGGAACTATGCGTCTGGGGTCAAGGAGGACTTATTTCAAAGTTCCGAATTGCAAATCTGCAAAGTT GTACAGCAATGCCAGTTTTGTTGATGAGCGTCATCGGCATAGATATGAG GTCAATCCAAACATGGTACCACAATTTGAAAATGCTGGTCTATCATTTGTTGGCAGAGATGAAACTGGTCAGCGCATGGAG ATCATTGAACTACCGAGTCATCCATACTTTGTTGGTACCCAGTTCCATCCTGAATTCAAGTCAAGGCCAGGAAAACCTTCGGCTCTTTTCTTAG GACTTATAGCAGCAGCAAGTGGGCAGTTGGACGCTGTCTTACAAAATTATGGTAATGAAAGCAAGCTATTGCCAAATGGAATAAGCAATGGAAAACCATCAGTGAAAACCTACCAAAACGGGAATGCCATTAAGTCTTCCAATGGATCACTAAATGGTGTATATAGCAATGGCAATGGCGTGCACCATTAA
- the LOC118043122 gene encoding protein SOMBRERO encodes MMAGNGQLSVPPGFRFHPTDEELLYYYLRKKVSYEAIDLDVIREVDLNKLEPWDLKEKCRIGSGPQNEWYFFSHKDKKYPTGTRTNRATTAGFWKATGRDKAIHLSNSQRIGMRKTLVFYTGRAPHGQKTDWIMHEYRLDDDNSEVQEDGWVVCRVFKKKNQTRGFLPEISQEEHFSQMKASASSLPLEPKQNHMQSIYDHDYTFDGSMHLPQLFSPESAVAPSFVSPLSLNNMDDIECSQNLLRLTSTGCGLVQPAGRFNGDWSFLDKLLASQQNLDHHQHYQNKGNSSSQIVDHVGASTQKFPFQYLGFETDILRFSK; translated from the exons ATGATGGCAGGAAACGGACAACTATCAGTTCCTCCAGGTTTCAGATTCCATCCAACAGATGAAGAGCTTCTGTACTATTATCTGAGGAAGAAGGTCTCGTATGAAGCCATTGACCTGGATGTTATCAGGGAGGTGGACCTCAATAAACTTGAGCCATGGGATCTCAAAG AGAAATGCAGGATTGGTTCGGGTCCTCAAAATGAGTGGTATTTCTTCAGCCACAAGGACAAGAAATATCCAACCGGGACTAGAACAAACCGGGCAACCACCGCAGGTTTTTGGAAAGCAACGGGAAGGGATAAGGCCATCCATCTTAGCAACTCTCAGAGGATTGGTATGAGAAAAACCCTAGTCTTCTACACTGGACGTGCTCCTCATGGTCAAAAGACTGATTGGATCATGCATGAGTACCGCTTGGATGATGACAACTCTGAGGTTCAG GAAGATGGCTGGGTTGTCTGTAGGGTTTTCAAGAAGAAGAATCAAACTAGAGGTTTCCTACCAGAAATTTCTCAAGAAGAACACTTCTCTCAAATGAAGGCTAGCGCTTCTTCTCTTCCACTGGAGCCAAAACAAAACCATATGCAATCAATATATGATCATGACTATACCTTTGATGGCTCCATGCATCTCCCACAGTTATTTAGTCCGGAATCAGCTGTTGCCCCATCATTTGTATCACCTCTCTCTTTGAACAACATGGACGACATTGAGTGCTCACAGAACTTGTTGAGGTTAACATCTACTGGTTGTGGACTTGTGCAGCCTGCAGGGAGGTTCAATGGTGATTGGTCATTTCTGGATAAGCTTCTTGCTTCTCAACAAAACCTGGATCATCATCAGCACTACCAAAACAAAGGCAATTCTTCATCCCAAATTGTTGACCATGTGGGTGCTTCAACTCAGAAATTCCCATTTCAATACCTTGGCTTTGAGACTGACATTCTGAGATTTTCCAAGTAG